Below is a genomic region from Kribbella qitaiheensis.
GATGGTCAGGCGCGCACGGAAATCGCACCTGCTGACCTTCGTGGGTCTGCTGGCACTGACGGTCACCCTCGGCTCTGCCGCGCTGGCGATGTCCACCTTCATACCCACTTCCGTCCTGATCATTCCGCTGTTGCTCGGCGGGTTGCTGCTCAGATTCCGGCCGCTGGTGGCGCTGACCCTGGTGACGCTGGCGATCGGTTCGTACGTCGTGTCCGACCGCGCGCAGGGCATGCCGAAGATCGGGTTCGTCCTGACGCTCGGCCTGGCGGCCTGGATCGTGCTGACCGGCGCCAGGGTGCGCAGCCGGCTCGGCGTCCAGGGGACTCGTGGTGAGTCGATGCTGATGGAGTTGCGGGACACGCTGACGGCGCAGGGCGAGCTGCCTCGGTTGCCGCCGGGATGGCGCGCCGAGGTGGCGATCAGGTCGGCCGGGGGAGCGTCGTTCTCCGGCGACTTCGTGGTCTCGACGATCCGCGACGGCGAGTTGCTCGAGGTGGCGCTGGTCGACGTGTCAGGCAAGGGAATCGACGCCGGGACGCGGGCGCTGCTGTTGTCCGGGGCATTTGGCGGGCTGCTCGGGGTGGTGCCGGTCGAGGAGTTCCTGCCGTCGGCGAACCAGTACCTGCGTCGGCAGGACTGGGACGACGACTTCGCGACAGTGGTGCAGGTCGCGGTGAATCTCAGGACCGGCGACTTCGAGGTACGGACCGCCGGGCATCCGCCGGCGATCTTGTTCGACTCGTGGTCCGGGCGGTGGCAGAGCAGGGATTCCGAGGGGCCGCTGCTGGGGCTGGTCGAGATCCCTGAGTTCAAGGTGAACAAGGGGCAGCTCAAGCAAGGGGATGCACTCTTTCTGTACAGCGACGGAATGGTGGAGACCCCGCATCGCGAGATCGGTCAGGGCACGGATCGCCTGGCAGGGCATGCCGAACGCCTGATCGCGCAAGGCTTCAAAGGCGCCGCGAAGGAGCTGGTCGTAGAGATCGGCGGCCGCGGCGACGACTCGGCCATCGTCGTCATCCACCGCCAGATGAACCCCGCCGACCTGGTCGTCCCCACCTGCCCCACCACCACCCGCACCACCTCCCGCCCGACCACCCTCCGCCGCCGAGGCAACACCCTCCTGAAAACCTTCCGCCCAGCCTGACCGCAGTCCACAGCCCCGCCTTGCCTGTAGCGTGCTCGGTCGTGGCGATTGATGGGGTGGACGAGTCGGATCTGAGTGCGCCGGACGTGTCGTTCGACGAGTTGCTGGCGATGACGCCGGAGTCGATGCGCGAGGTGTTCCCGCCGACCCACTGGCAGCTGGGCAAGCTCTTGGCCCTGGATGTACGAGTGGAGCCGGTCGAGGTTGCCGACCTGGTCTGGATGCTCGACCTGCCGCTCTGGCAGCTCAACGGCGAGCGTTTCAAGGTGACGCCGAACCAGGTCGCCGCCACCCCGATGAACTTCCGCGCCCACTACGAGCGGGTGATGAACGCCGACCTCGACTTCCCGATCAACCTGGTCGCCTACCGCGGCCGCCTGGTCGTCCTCGACGGCATCCACCGCTTGCTCAAGGCCCACTTCCTCCGCCGCCGCTGGATCGAGGGCAAGATCGCCACCGCGGCCCAACTGGCTGAATGCGGCCCCGACCAGCTCTAGCCCGACCCCGCGGCCGCGATCACCCGGGTCAGGTTCTGGTGCAGAGGCCGCGCGACACGCGGGGGCTTCCCTGTGATGACATGTCAACCTATGGTGGTGATATGTCATCAGAAACGGAATATGCCCCTAGTCCGACGCCTTTCGTCCGGGACATGGTGGCGCAGATCGAGCAAGCGGGAACGACCGCGGTGATCTCGCACGGCAAGGGTGTCGTGCTGCTGACCACGCGAGGCGCCAAGACCGGCAAGATCCGCAAGGTGCCGTTGATGCGCGTCGAGCACGACGGCGTGTACGCCGTGGTGGCGTCGCTCGGCGGCGCGCCGAAGCACCCGGTCTGGTACTTCAACCTGAAGGCCGACCCCAAGGTTCAGTTGCTGGACGGTGAGGTCACCCGCGAGTTCGTCGCCCGGGAGCTCGAGGGCGCGGAGCGCGACGTCTGGTGGGAGCGATCCGTCGACGCGTGGCCCGACTACGCCAACTACCAGACCAAGACCGACCGGCTGATCCCGGTCTTCGTCCTGGAGCCCGCCGGCGACTGACCGGTGAGGGAGACGCTCCAGTGCCGTTGACATGTCACCGGTACTATCGGTGACATGTCAACCGAAAACGAGTACGCCCCCAGCCCGACCACCTGGGTTCGCAGTGCGGTCGAGAAGATCGAGGAGACCGGCAGCACCGAGTCGGCCGGCTTCGACGGCATGAGCGTCATCCTGATGACCATGCGCGGCGTCAAGTCCGGCAAGATCCGCAAGGTGCCGGTGATGCGCGTCGAGCACGACGGCGTGTACGCCGCGGTCGCGTCGCTCGGCGGCGCCCCGAAGAACCCCGTCTGGTACAACAACCTCAAGGCCGACCCGAAGGTCGAGGTGCTGGACGGCACCACCACCAAGCAGTTCGTCGCCCGCGAGATCGAGGGGGAGGAATACGACCTTTGGTGGAAGCGATCCGTCGCCGCCTTCCCGACCTACGCGGAGTACCAGAAGAAGACCACCCGCGTGATCCCGCAGTTCGTCCTAGAGCCCGTCCAGTAAGACACTGGCAGGCGGTGGCGGGAGGAGCACCCCGCTTGTGAGACGCTGGCGGCGGCCGGTTTTTGTCGACCTGGCACGACGCGTTGCGTCGACCGAGTTCTGGGAGCCCTCCTGACCACACACGACGCGGTGCGGGAACCGTTCGTCGGGTCGACGCGCTTGCGTCTGGCCGGACTTGCACTGCATGCCTACACAGCGAGCGGAACGGTGCTCGCGCTGCTCATCGTGATCGCGGCGATCGACGGCGACGCCGTCCGCGCGCTCTGGCTCGGCCTGGCCGCGCTCTGGATCGACGGCACCGACGGCATGATCGCGCGCCGGCTCAGGGTGAAGGAGACCATCCCCTGGTTCGACGGCGCGATGCTCGACAACATCGTCGACTACCTGACGTACGCGTTCGCGCCGATCGTTTTGCTGTGGACCGGCAACTACCTGCCGCACGGCTGGTACGGCGCGGTGCTCGCCGCGCTGCCGTTGCTTGCCTCGAGTTACCAGTTCTGCCGGGTCGACGCGAAGACCGACGACCACTTCTTCCTCGGCTTCCCCAGCTACTGGAACGTGGTCGCCTTCTACGTGGTGATCCTCGGCCTCGGCCACACGGCGACCGCGCTGATCCTGCTGATCTGCTCGATCCTGGTCTTCGTCCCGGTGAAGTACGTCTACCCGTCGCGGACCAAGGCGTTCCGGTCGATGAATCTGCTGACCACGCTGGTCTGGCTCGCCGCGTACGCCGTACTGCTGACCCAGATGCCGAACCCGAACTCGATCGTGATCGGCATCTCGCTCGCCTATCTCGTGTACTACGCGGGGCTCAGTCTGTATCGGACCTTCTGGGTGCCGCGCCGGACGAAGGCCGTCTGAGTGGTACCCGGACTAGGCGCGGCGCTCGGAGCCGCGGTGCTCTTCGGCATCGCGGCCATTCTGCAAGCGGTCGGCTCCCGCAAGGTGCCGACCGATTCGGAGCTAGACCCGCGACGGCTGGCGGGTTTCGTCGGTTCGCTGCTCAGGCAGCCCACGTTCCTCGGGGCGCTGGCGCTCAACCTGGCCGGCTTCGGCCTGCACTTCGTCGCGCTGCGACTGCTTCCGCTCTACCTGGCCCAGGCGGGGATCGCGGCGAGCCTGGTCGTCACCGCGCTGTTGGCCACCCGGTTGATGAGTGATCAGTTGAGCGCGATCGAGTGGTCGGCGGTGATCGGTGTCTGCGTCGGACTCGGCCTGCTCGCGGTGTCGGCCGGTGACGCGGGGGACAGCGCCCAGCACCACGGTCTGACGGTCGGGTTGATCATCGGGCTGGTCTGCATCGCAGTACTGGGTGGATTGCTGAGTCGTTCCAAGCACGGCATCGCGACCGCGGGGCTCGGCCTGCTGGCTGGTCTCGGGTACGCCGGTGTCGCGATCTCGGC
It encodes:
- a CDS encoding CDP-alcohol phosphatidyltransferase family protein — translated: MREPFVGSTRLRLAGLALHAYTASGTVLALLIVIAAIDGDAVRALWLGLAALWIDGTDGMIARRLRVKETIPWFDGAMLDNIVDYLTYAFAPIVLLWTGNYLPHGWYGAVLAALPLLASSYQFCRVDAKTDDHFFLGFPSYWNVVAFYVVILGLGHTATALILLICSILVFVPVKYVYPSRTKAFRSMNLLTTLVWLAAYAVLLTQMPNPNSIVIGISLAYLVYYAGLSLYRTFWVPRRTKAV
- a CDS encoding nitroreductase family deazaflavin-dependent oxidoreductase; the encoded protein is MSTENEYAPSPTTWVRSAVEKIEETGSTESAGFDGMSVILMTMRGVKSGKIRKVPVMRVEHDGVYAAVASLGGAPKNPVWYNNLKADPKVEVLDGTTTKQFVAREIEGEEYDLWWKRSVAAFPTYAEYQKKTTRVIPQFVLEPVQ
- a CDS encoding nitroreductase family deazaflavin-dependent oxidoreductase; the protein is MSSETEYAPSPTPFVRDMVAQIEQAGTTAVISHGKGVVLLTTRGAKTGKIRKVPLMRVEHDGVYAVVASLGGAPKHPVWYFNLKADPKVQLLDGEVTREFVARELEGAERDVWWERSVDAWPDYANYQTKTDRLIPVFVLEPAGD
- a CDS encoding SpoIIE family protein phosphatase, with amino-acid sequence MVRRARKSHLLTFVGLLALTVTLGSAALAMSTFIPTSVLIIPLLLGGLLLRFRPLVALTLVTLAIGSYVVSDRAQGMPKIGFVLTLGLAAWIVLTGARVRSRLGVQGTRGESMLMELRDTLTAQGELPRLPPGWRAEVAIRSAGGASFSGDFVVSTIRDGELLEVALVDVSGKGIDAGTRALLLSGAFGGLLGVVPVEEFLPSANQYLRRQDWDDDFATVVQVAVNLRTGDFEVRTAGHPPAILFDSWSGRWQSRDSEGPLLGLVEIPEFKVNKGQLKQGDALFLYSDGMVETPHREIGQGTDRLAGHAERLIAQGFKGAAKELVVEIGGRGDDSAIVVIHRQMNPADLVVPTCPTTTRTTSRPTTLRRRGNTLLKTFRPA